A portion of the Haemorhous mexicanus isolate bHaeMex1 chromosome 3, bHaeMex1.pri, whole genome shotgun sequence genome contains these proteins:
- the RNASET2 gene encoding ribonuclease T2 has product MKPAKLHYWILGWFFMALCCWCTSDTVTQSDIHPHSWKKLYFAHHWPVTVCKMNANDCHDPPKYWTIHGLWPDRAEDCNRTWHFNVTEIKDLLSDMRHYWPDVLHSSLNRTQFWKHEWYKHGTCAATLEVLNSQKKYFGKAIELYHHVDLNGCLLKAGIKPSSSYYKMTAIKEALTRLYGVTPKIQCLPPEEGEKAQTIGQIEFCFTKELQLENCTALEGGSNPMQAHLKPGTSELSVCNDTLPTYYPSEVQDHK; this is encoded by the exons ATGAAGCCTGCAAAGCTGCACTATTGgattttgggttggtttttcaTGGCACTGTGTTGTTGGTGTACTTCGGATACTGTTACTCAAAG TGACATCCATCCTCATTCCTGGAAGAAGCTGTATTTTGCTCATCATTGGCCAGTGACTGTATGTAAG ATGAATGCTAATGATTGTCATGACCCACCAAAGTACTGGACAATCCATGGATTGTG GCCTGACAGAGCTGAAGACTGTAACAGAACATGGCATTTCAATGTCACCGAGATCAag GATCTTTTGTCAGACATGAGACACTACTGGCCTGATGTGCTTCATTCGTCTCTGAATCGCACCCAGTTCTG GAAACATGAGTGGTACAAACATGGCACTTGTGCAGCCACACTTGAGGTCCTTAATTCtcagaaaaaatactttggtAAAGCCATAGAACTCTATCATCATGTTGATCTCAATGG ttgtctCTTGAAAGCTGGGATAAAACCAAGCAGTTCATATTACAAG atgaCTGCTATAAAGGAAGCTCTTACAAGATTATATGGTGTAACACCAAAGATCCAATGCCTTCCTCCAGAAGAG GgtgaaaaagcacaaacaatTGGCCAGATTGAATTCTGCTTCACCAAAGAACTGCAACTGGAAAACTGCACAGCACTGGAGGGTGGATCCAACCCAATGCAAGCTCACTTGAAGCCTGGTACTTCGGAGCTGTCAGTCTGCAATGATACTCTCCCAACCTATTATCCTTCAGAGGTCCAAGATCACAAATGA